The Limnohabitans sp. region GCAATCATGCCGAATATCTGCGTGCCCTGGATGAGATTGCGGTGAATCTCTTCCGATTCGGCCTGGGTCAGTCCCGTTGGCCAGACTTTGTCTGAGTTAGACATAGTTTTCTCCTTGCAGAAGACGTGCACGGCCCGCACGAGGGCTATTCTTGGCCACCACGGCCAGGAATGGATTGGCC contains the following coding sequences:
- the pufB gene encoding light-harvesting antenna LH1, beta subunit; protein product: MSNSDKVWPTGLTQAESEEIHRNLIQGTQIFGMIAAFAHLLAYIYSPWLK